CGCCCTGACCCTGGCCGAGCGGGTACGCGACGCCACAGAGAAGCGCATCGCGGCGGGGGACGCGCCGCCCATCGCCGCCGCCCGCGCCGCCGTGCCGATGGCCACCGCCCGGCTCGACCTGCGCCGCGCCGAGCGCCAGCAGGAGGCTGCCCGCCGGCGGCTGGCCCTGACGTGGGCGGCGCGGGCAGTCACCTTCCAGGGGGTGGAGGGCGCGCTGGAACGCTTGCTGCCGCCCCCCGCGCCGGAGCGGCTGGTGGCGCTGGTTAGTGAGAACCCGCAGGTGGCACGCTGGGCGGTGGAGATCAGTGCCCGGCGCGCCGAGGCCGCCCTGGCCCAGGCCGAGGCGATACCGGATGTCACGGTGCGCGCCGGTTACAGATATGACCGCGCCGGCGACGCCGGCGCGCTGGTGGCCGGTATCTCCCTGCCCCTGGCCATCATCGACCGGCGCCAGGGCGACGTGCTGGCCGCCCGCCTGGGCGAGGCCGCCGCCGCCGACCGTCGGCGCAATGCCGAGCGGCGGGTGGAGGTGGCGCTGTCCGATGCCTATATGCGCTTGGCTGCGGGCTACGACGAGGCATCGGCCATCCACGACGAGGCCCTGCCACCCGCCACCGAGGCCTTCGAACTCACCCGGCGGGCATTCGAACAGGGGGACGTGGCCCTCATCGACCTCCTCGACGCCGAACGTACCCTCGTCGAGCTGCATTCTGCCTACCTCGACGCCCTGACGAGCCATCACCTCGCGGTCGCGGACATCGAGGGCCTCATCGGCCGGCCCCTGACCGGGCTCGACGCAGCGCCCCACGGGGCGAACACCCGCAGCAACCCGGAGCAACCATGAAATCATTACACAGACTCGCCACGCCGCTCCTGGTGGGCGTCCTCGGGCTGGTAGCCGCCCTGCCGGGGCCACTGGGGCCACCCGATGCTCATGCCGCCGAGGGTGACGCCCATGGCCATAACGAGGGCCACGAGGAGGAGGAGAATGAGGGCAGTCAGATCCGCCTGTCACCTGACGTCATGGACGAGTTCGGCATCGAGGTCCGGGTCGCCACGGGCGGCACCGTTGCCCAAACCGTCACGCTCCCCGGCGAGGTGGTCTACAACGCCGATGGCATCGCCCATGTCCGGCCCATGGTGTCCGGCATCGTGCAGCGCGTCGAGGCCTCTGTGGGCGACCGGGTGGCGCCCGGTCAACGGCTCGCGGTGCTGAACAGCCGTGAGTTGGCGGCCACGCGCAGCGCGTACCTGGCCGCCACGGCGCGGCTCGAGCTGGCCCGGGAGAACCTGGAGCGGGACCGCCGGCTGTTCACGCAGAAGGTGGGAACGGAGCGGGCGGTGCTGGCCGCGGAGCAGGCCTTCCGGGAAGCGCAGATCGACCGCAACCAGGCCCGCAGTGCACTGCAGGCCCTCGGCTATTCCAAGGGGAAGATCGGCCGGCTTGGCGATCTGGATGAACACGCCTTCAACACCTACGACCTGCTGGCGCCCCTCAAAGGCATCGTGACCCGCCGTCACGCCGTCATCGGGGAGATCATCGGGCCGGAAGTGAGCGATGCGCCCTTCGTGGTGGCCGACCTGTCGTCGGTGTGGGTCAACCTCACCGTCTATCAGCGCGACCTGGTGCGGGTGCAAGCGGGCCAGCCGGTGACCATCACCTTCGGCCACGGCATCCCCGATGCCCACGGCACCATCGCCTTCGTCAGCCCCGCCCTTGACGCGGCCACCCGCACGGCCACGGCGCGGGTGGTACTAGCCAACCCGCGGGGGGAGTGGCGGCCCGGCCTGTTCGTCTCCGGCCTCGTCGAGACGGGTGAGAAACCGGCGGCCGTGGTGCTGCCGCGATCTGCCCTTACCCGCCTCGACGGCAGAACGGTGGTGTTCGTTGCGGGCGAGTCCGGCCTCGAGCCGCGGGAGATCCGCCTGGGGCAGGTGAGCCCGAACACCGTGGAGGTGGCCGGCGGTCTTACCGCGGGCGAGCGCTACGTGGCGACGAATGTCCTGGCCGTGAAGGCCGAGCTGAACCGTGCGGCCCTCGAGCACGCCGGCCACGCCCACTGAGCCGGTTTGGGGGCCCCTTACCATGATTGAGAAGCTTATCGACTTCGCCCTGGGCAACCGGCTGCTGGTGGTGGTGCTAGTGTTGCTGGTGATGGCAGCCGGCTACCGTGCCTACACCCAGCTCCCCGTGGACGCCTTCCCCGACGTGTCGCCGAACCTGGTGCAGGTGTTCACCGTCACCGAGGGCCTGGCGCCGGAGGAGGTGGAGCGTTACGTCACCTATCCCGTGGAGGCGGCCATGACGGGGCTGCCGGGGATCGAGCGCATCCGCAGCATCT
The Gammaproteobacteria bacterium DNA segment above includes these coding regions:
- a CDS encoding efflux RND transporter periplasmic adaptor subunit, encoding MKSLHRLATPLLVGVLGLVAALPGPLGPPDAHAAEGDAHGHNEGHEEEENEGSQIRLSPDVMDEFGIEVRVATGGTVAQTVTLPGEVVYNADGIAHVRPMVSGIVQRVEASVGDRVAPGQRLAVLNSRELAATRSAYLAATARLELARENLERDRRLFTQKVGTERAVLAAEQAFREAQIDRNQARSALQALGYSKGKIGRLGDLDEHAFNTYDLLAPLKGIVTRRHAVIGEIIGPEVSDAPFVVADLSSVWVNLTVYQRDLVRVQAGQPVTITFGHGIPDAHGTIAFVSPALDAATRTATARVVLANPRGEWRPGLFVSGLVETGEKPAAVVLPRSALTRLDGRTVVFVAGESGLEPREIRLGQVSPNTVEVAGGLTAGERYVATNVLAVKAELNRAALEHAGHAH
- a CDS encoding TolC family protein; protein product: MGAPLSRRRPGATSGLPPSRGRRHAVVIVVLGLAGCTAQGLDPTLDPGLDPGLDRGLNRGLNNTRWAPPRALGEGVESYRPPPSPAAAASIEGRPSPRPQGTITLRQAMALALAHHPDLQAFAWEVREAGARALQAGLGPNPELEAEFENFAGGGDLAGTRSLETTLSLAQTFPLGGDIERRRALADLRSQQAGWDYEAARLEVLTEVTRRYVELLAAQRRVALSGDALTLAERVRDATEKRIAAGDAPPIAAARAAVPMATARLDLRRAERQQEAARRRLALTWAARAVTFQGVEGALERLLPPPAPERLVALVSENPQVARWAVEISARRAEAALAQAEAIPDVTVRAGYRYDRAGDAGALVAGISLPLAIIDRRQGDVLAARLGEAAAADRRRNAERRVEVALSDAYMRLAAGYDEASAIHDEALPPATEAFELTRRAFEQGDVALIDLLDAERTLVELHSAYLDALTSHHLAVADIEGLIGRPLTGLDAAPHGANTRSNPEQP